The Mustela nigripes isolate SB6536 chromosome 4, MUSNIG.SB6536, whole genome shotgun sequence genome includes a window with the following:
- the TAS2R3 gene encoding taste receptor type 2 member 3, which translates to MSGLEKWMFLVLSAAEFILGMLGNGFIVLANGSSWCKNKTVSLSDFIITNLALSRIVLLWILLVDCVLMVFSFKVRDEGIVMQIIDIFWTFTNHLSIWLATCLSVLYCLKIATFSHPAFLWLKWRVSRMVVCMILGALFLSCVSALSLIQEFKIYSVLRGIDGTGNVTEHFRKKRNEYKVSHVLGTLWNLPPLIVSVASYFLLILSLGRHVQQLQQSGISSRDPSTEAHQRAIKIIVSFLFLFLLYFLAFLITSCSYFIPGTEMVIMIGEAVTMFYPAGHSFILILGNNKLKQTFVEMLWCEPGLRKPGFKGPFAP; encoded by the coding sequence ATGTCAGGGCTGGAGAAATGGATGTTCCTGGTTCTGTCTGCCGCCGAGTTCATTCTGGGGATGCTGGGGAATGGGTTCATAGTGTTGGCCAATGGCAGCAGCTGGTGCAAAAACAAGACagtctctctgtctgacttcatCATCACTAACCTTGCTCTCTCTAGGATCGTTCTCCTGTGGATTCTCTTGGTTGACTGTGTTTTAATGGTGTTCTCTTTCAAAGTACGTGATGAAGGGATAGTGATGcaaattattgatattttctgGACATTTACAAACCACCTGAGCATTTGGCTCGCCACCTGTCTCAGTGTCCTCTACTGCCTGAAAATTGCCACTTTCTCCCATCCTGCATTCCTCTGGCTCAAGTGGAGAGTTTCTAGGATGGTTGTATGTATGATTTTGGGTGCCCTGTTCTTATCGTGTGTCAGTGCCCTATCTCTGATCCAGGAATTTAAGATCTATTCTGTTCTCAGGGGGATCGATGGCACAGGGAATGTGACCGAGcactttagaaagaaaagaaatgaatacaaaGTGTCCCATGTTCTTGGGACTCTGTGGAACCTGCCTCCCCTAATTGTGTCTGTGGCCTCGTACTTTCTGCTCATCCTCTCCCTGGGAAGACACGTGCAGCAGCTGCAGCAAAGCGGCATCAGCTCCAGAGATCCAAGCACCGAGGCCCACCAGAGAGCCATCAAAATCATcgtctccttcctctttctcttcctgctttacTTTTTGGCCTTTCTGATTACATCCTGCAGTTATTTCATACCAGGAACTGAGATGGTCATTATGATCGGAGAAGCAGTTACAATGTTTTATCCTGCTGGCCACTCATTCATTCTCATTCTGGGAAACAACAAGCTGAAGCAGACGTTCGTGGAGATGCTGTGGTGTGAGCCTGGCCTTCGGAAGCCTGGATTCAAGGGACCTTTTGCCCCCTAG